From the genome of Triticum aestivum cultivar Chinese Spring chromosome 3B, IWGSC CS RefSeq v2.1, whole genome shotgun sequence, one region includes:
- the LOC123065692 gene encoding dynein light chain LC6, flagellar outer arm produces the protein MLEGKATVEDTDMPAKMQLQATSAASRALDRFDVLDCRSIAAHIKKEFDTIHGPGWQCVVGCSFGCYFTHSKGSFIYFKLESLRFLVFKGMADEQPLPC, from the exons ATGCTGGAAGGGAAGGCGACGGTGGAGGACACCGACATGCCGGCCAAGATGCAGCTGCAGGCTACGTCGGCGGCGTCCAGGGCGCTCGACCGCTTCGACGTCCTCGACTGCCGGAGCATCGCGGCGCACATCAAGAAG GAGTTCGACACGATCCATGGCCCGGGGTGGCAGTGCGTGGTCGGCTGCAGCTTCGGCTGCTACTTCACGCACAGCAAGGGGAGCTTCATATACTTCAAGCTCGAGTCGCTCCGGTTCCTCGTCTTCAAAGGCATGGCGGATGAGCAACCGCTGCCGTGCTGA